A single Cnuibacter physcomitrellae DNA region contains:
- a CDS encoding Rv0909 family putative TA system antitoxin: MGIDDMTRKAQQFLGDEKVQNALKSEKAEDVSDRILDGVAGAVNRVTGEKHTDKVEKARAEADKRVGNE; the protein is encoded by the coding sequence ATGGGAATCGACGACATGACCCGCAAGGCCCAGCAGTTCCTCGGCGACGAGAAGGTCCAGAACGCCCTCAAGAGCGAGAAGGCGGAGGACGTGAGCGACCGCATCCTCGACGGCGTCGCCGGCGCCGTCAACAGGGTGACCGGTGAGAAGCACACCGACAAGGTCGAGAAGGCGCGGGCCGAGGCCGACAAGCGCGTCGGCAACGAGTGA
- a CDS encoding DNA topoisomerase IB, with protein sequence MTRLRRSKTGSKGYRRVRAGKGFTYRDESGRTITDKELRHSIETLAIPPAWEDVWISPYPNGHILATGIDGAGRRQYLYHPQWREQKDRIKYDRAMSLAESLPAARRQVTIDLRRDGYPRERVLAAGFRMLDTGSLRVGSERYAQQHGSHGLTTLLCAHATTSGDTVHLAFPGKSGQDWDSEIVDGDLAALIRVLKRRGPNARLLAWKDTAGEWHPVSAEEINDYVRERTGGEFTAKDFRTLHGTAAAAVSLARSGPQPKVGARKHALAEAMRDASVVLGNTPSIAKKSYVDPRLIDRYEAGETIDPARLGSVESELRALLYE encoded by the coding sequence GTGACTCGGCTCCGACGTTCCAAGACCGGCAGCAAGGGCTACCGGCGCGTCCGCGCGGGCAAGGGGTTCACCTACCGCGACGAGTCGGGCCGGACCATCACCGACAAGGAGCTCCGCCACTCGATCGAGACGCTCGCGATCCCGCCGGCGTGGGAGGACGTCTGGATCTCGCCCTACCCGAACGGTCACATCCTGGCCACGGGGATCGACGGAGCGGGACGTCGCCAGTACCTGTACCACCCGCAGTGGCGGGAGCAGAAGGACCGCATCAAGTACGACCGAGCGATGAGCCTGGCGGAGTCGCTGCCGGCGGCCCGCCGACAGGTCACCATCGACCTGCGGCGAGACGGGTATCCGAGGGAGCGTGTGCTGGCCGCCGGCTTCCGGATGCTCGACACCGGGAGTCTGCGGGTGGGCAGCGAGCGGTACGCCCAGCAGCACGGCAGCCATGGGCTGACGACGCTGCTCTGCGCGCACGCCACCACGTCGGGTGACACCGTCCATCTCGCCTTTCCCGGCAAGAGCGGACAGGACTGGGACTCCGAGATCGTCGACGGCGACCTCGCTGCCCTCATCCGCGTGCTCAAGCGCCGCGGCCCGAACGCGAGACTGCTCGCCTGGAAGGACACGGCGGGGGAGTGGCATCCGGTGAGCGCCGAGGAGATCAACGACTACGTGCGCGAGCGCACGGGCGGGGAGTTCACGGCCAAGGACTTCCGCACCCTCCACGGGACGGCGGCTGCGGCGGTCAGTCTCGCTCGATCGGGTCCGCAGCCCAAGGTGGGGGCGCGCAAGCACGCTCTCGCCGAGGCGATGCGGGATGCGTCGGTGGTCCTCGGGAACACGCCGTCGATCGCCAAGAAGAGCTACGTCGATCCGCGTCTCATCGATCGCTACGAAGCCGGCGAGACGATCGACCCGGCTCGGCTCGGTTCCGTGGAGTCGGAGCTCCGTGCGCTGCTCTACGAGTAG
- a CDS encoding fructosamine kinase family protein yields MFIKSDPAGPGAYPAEAAGLAWLAEARGASCVTVHEVDDRHIALAELKESRPTREAAHRFGAALAITHRAGAPAFGCPPEGWSGPCFIGRQPMPVGDWRGWGEFYADARVLPYAERAVERGNLSKAELDRVRRTGDLIRSGIFDDDEPPARLHGDLWAGNVMWTATGAVLLDPAAHGGHRETDLAMLALFGAPFLAEVLAGYDDVSALREGWRERVPLHQLFPLAVHAVGHGRSYGVELLRACAAVDALAAGT; encoded by the coding sequence GTGTTCATCAAGTCCGACCCTGCTGGGCCCGGCGCGTACCCCGCCGAGGCGGCGGGCCTCGCCTGGCTCGCGGAGGCGCGGGGCGCCTCGTGCGTGACCGTGCACGAGGTCGACGATCGGCACATCGCCCTCGCCGAGCTGAAGGAGTCGCGGCCGACCCGCGAGGCTGCGCATCGCTTCGGCGCCGCGCTGGCGATCACGCATCGGGCCGGTGCGCCGGCGTTCGGGTGTCCGCCCGAGGGATGGAGCGGACCGTGCTTCATCGGCAGGCAGCCGATGCCCGTCGGTGACTGGCGGGGTTGGGGCGAGTTCTACGCGGATGCGCGAGTGCTCCCCTACGCCGAGCGCGCCGTGGAGCGCGGAAACCTCAGCAAGGCGGAGCTCGATCGTGTCCGACGGACCGGAGACCTCATCCGCTCGGGCATCTTCGACGACGACGAACCGCCGGCGAGACTGCACGGGGACCTGTGGGCGGGGAACGTGATGTGGACGGCGACCGGTGCCGTCCTCCTCGACCCCGCGGCACACGGTGGACATCGCGAGACCGATCTCGCGATGCTCGCGCTCTTCGGTGCTCCCTTCCTCGCCGAGGTGCTCGCCGGGTACGACGACGTCTCCGCACTCCGGGAGGGCTGGCGCGAGCGCGTCCCGCTGCACCAGCTCTTCCCGCTCGCGGTGCACGCCGTCGGTCACGGCCGGTCCTACGGGGTGGAGCTGCTGCGCGCCTGCGCGGCCGTCGACGCCCTGGCGGCCGGGACCTGA